A stretch of DNA from Acanthochromis polyacanthus isolate Apoly-LR-REF ecotype Palm Island chromosome 21, KAUST_Apoly_ChrSc, whole genome shotgun sequence:
ACGTCATACTAACCACCGATATGCCCTTTATTCTCAACCACAATTCCTTTCACTGACATAATTTACTATTATGACTCTACATTGGGCACGTAAACACCCCTGACAGGTCAAGGAGCGGGCAGCTGCCCAGCTAATGGTCGACAGAGCCGAATTAAACGACGAACTTATGTGACGTTTCTTCAGCATTTCAACGCGTAGCAAACGAAGCTATTCTAAAACGAAGAGACCTAAATGTTGTCGGCGGTACAAATGAAGAAATAGCGAATGTGGTTAAGCAGCAATATGCCGTGAAAGGTACCGAAAGCATTGCGTTTGTGCTCAATACTCACCTCGGGAATCACACAGGACATAAAGTGCTTCTGTGCAAAAATTCTTGCAGACCTACCGCTAGCAGGCTAGCAAGGTTGCTAGCCTAGCGAGCTAGTTCTTCGAGGCTTCCAAGGCTAAATTGAATAAGAAATGACATCACCGAAAGGCGAAATGTTAATcgtagaaaaaaatgaaggaagGCGAGTATCCTTTTAACGCGACTGTAGTTCTcaagctgtaaacaaaacatgcaTAACCCCTTGATGACTGTCAGACGCTGTATGATCGGTTAGTTTACTATCGGCCATTTTGCTTCTGTGTGGAGCTTTAGCCAGCATATTATATCACCAGGCTGGTTGTTGAtcagagaggggaggaggagcggAGTGCGGAGCGAGCAGCGACCAGCAGAGGGCGTCTGATCCCGGGGAACATGACGGCATCCACGCGAGAGTAAACAAATGTACGACACGTAatgatctgttttgttttctaaacgtctttcagctgtttgtgtaatgatgttttgttttatccacTGTATATTATCTcgttttcattatatttttttccaagtctaaaaaaaatcccttgaATCTAAATATCACAATGTAAGCTCAGgtcttttccacacacacacatacatattcaACTTGCTTTCTAAATTTAATTTTCCACtgttttatacatatatattcatCAGCATTGGAAAACATGTATTAATATATGTTTTCCAAACAATGGTAATCAGAAAGAGCacattacataaataaaaacggTTGACTGTCTTAAAAcaccttttaaagatttttgtggTGAATCATCTTATTCCTTACACTATATTTGTCAACATATAGTATTTATTATAGCGTGGATTGATAGTTTGTGTAAATGCAAAATTCATTTCTTTACTTTCTTTGTCTAAATTACATTTATTGCAGATTACTAGTATATCTTCCTTATTCTCTGTAGCTGTTGTATTGATGTCAAAATACAAACTGTTGTGCAGTATTTcaatacaaaacacaaatattttgtaaatgaCAACACAAGTCAAAAAACTTTTGatattaatgatttttttcaaatagattacaaaagaaaaaatgccattaaaaTATGTTGTACAATGTAGTGTAAACAGAAATTTATTGATATGACTAAAGACCTTTTGTACTGTCAAGTATGATCTATGCAACAGGTTTACAGTCCTGACCATAAGCATTTGGACAATTCCACAGTTTTTATTCTCTGGCCTCGGTGTTTCAGCTTTCTTAAAATGAAATCAAGTAATAAAATGAAGGACATTTTAATAGTAACATAAACCCattcaaactaaactaaattctttgcattttaatgtagCATCCATTATTTAATatcaaactgaatttattaaagCCTAGCCTGAGTAAGAAAAAATGTGCATCTGTCCAAAAATGCAAAAGTCGGAGCTATATTTACAAAAGATTGTGTCTATACTTTCAAAAACGAAATGCAAATGAACAGATTTTAGCCCTCCATTACATCCCTACATACTACAGTCCTTTAACTGAACACTTTCGTCTGTCTTTGTGTCCTTACAACTTCTCTTTCCACTcacaaaataaatgatcaaaaaaaggAGCACCTTGTGTGATCCCTTGAGctgtcataaaataaaacttaaagtATAATCTGAAGCtgtcaaaagcagaaaaaggtaACACTGTATAATTATTGTTGGTAGAGAAATTCCAGCAGACATGCACCTTTCTTGTGTGGCTCAAATcagtttaataaaataataacaataataaaataatctaCCACTTTAGCCAGTCCAGCTGGGCTACACAGAAAGCTGCAATCTACTTTGAATTTATAATCTGGTTAGAATCTAGTTGAGGCTAGGAATACATAAGAGGCATTCGGTGTCCGTCTTCTACTGTAGCCTGTCCAGTTCAACCCAGGCtactgccctctgctggctgtGAATGGCGTTACACAAAGCAGCCAGCAGCTCCTCAGTGCAGCTCCAGGTGTTGGGCTCCACCGTGTAGTAAAGCAGGGGCAGCGTCTCCAGTTGCAGCTCCTCGGCCTGGCACACCTCCTCCATCACGCTGTCCTCCCCACACCGTGGAAAAAACTTCCTGTTTCAAGTGATGGATTGACacattatttctgtgtttgtaagACAAGAAAAGTACTACGCTGTCTGCAGATGAAGTGAAATATTAATGGTGTGAAATGCGTCGTAAACTGAGATGAGATTGAATGAAGCACCGTCATTATGCGCTCAAAATTGTTTTACTTGCAAAGCAAATCAGTGCGCTCTTACCTCAGCTTCTTGTGCTTTTTGTTCTTGGGACGAATGTGGATGACGATGGGGTAAATGTCCTGTCTCAGTAAGCCCTCAACACTGGGCAGCCCCAGTTCCAGCAGACAGTGTTTGTCCTGGAACAAAGACAGGGCCATGTGTGAGAGCATACATTCAGTATTATCACttactttattttgttgtgCGAGttggtgttgtttgtttttattgttgcaaTTTGAATGCTTCTTAGGCTGCTGTCGTGGCCAGACGTCCCTTGAAAAGGAGATCACTGCATCTTAATGGGAccaacctggttaaataaaggctaaTTTTTgacttatatttttttttagtggtctccttctctttctaaaatgaatgaatatatgATAATACACTTTTTTTGGTTGCTGATTTTATCCACAAACTTTCTTTGGAATTTTTCTTGCCATATTTGTGTGCTGAGATGATGACAGGTACAAAAGAAATGGGAATGTATAATTACTCTACCAAAGAACATGGTGAAGTTACGTGATGAtcagcgtatgtttgtctgtttatctgtgcagAACATTACTGTGGggacatctatattaaatggccactttCTATGTTGCTGCCATTTCTGATCATCGACGACTAATAAAAAAaacgctgcatttctgacaatgccatatgtgGAAATGAGCAGACTTGGCGGAGTATGAGCaccttcttgtttttttgcgGCCACAGCTCCAGGACAAAAAGGGAGATTTGCACGGAAAGACAGAAacctctccgagtgcttttcttgttatgtttttGTCAGGCGGAGTACAAACAGTAAGATATCTCGTGATGTTTTTACCTGGCTCATGACGTCCTGTATTGACTGGAGGCGTATGCCCAGAGCCTGCTCTGGACTGTAGGAATCCAACAAGAACACTCCCTTGTCTCGTCTCTCTGAGGCCTGAATGGGCtctgaaaacaagaaacagaggagaagatgGTGCATCATGTGATGGTCAAATGAAGAACCACCAacatttgttggtttatttttgctGGTGTTTGAGGCGTGTGTGTTGTGCACGTACCCGGTGGACACGTGTTGAACCTCAAACCCGACTCCGCTGGCTGGAGCAGCCTCTCTATCAGACCGCGGGAGAGCAGGGATGGGGAGAAGATGACCGGCCGCTTCATCTGAACCTGCACCGGCTGCACTAGACTGTATGGGATTAAGTGCTCGTCATGACCTGAGGGAAAAAGCACACATGCACGtacattaaccctcgtgtcatcctgcgggtcaaaattgacctgttttaaagtttgaaaatgtggggagaaaaaaaacatattttcacagtgaaacttctgatgtccacattttcatcattttggggaaatctctgaacattttttggtggaaaaaaagaactgtttcttaagaacattcacataaaaatcaaccaaaatccagcgaaattcgctggatttcggttgatttttatgtgaatgttctgaaagaagatattagaagttttactgatatatacgtAATTACTTTAgctatttttaggatttttttggaagatttttactagaTATATTTACtagatatttatatttttgtaaattattaaattattaaattgtaaatattttaaaaaaaatatttacaatcatttttttgccaaatttgggggattttttgaaaaaagcttctaagggaaacttttaaggaattattggaattttcttcctgaaggttttacaaattttcagaaatttggggaattttttgctgaatttttggattttttttcagaaaaggaagcgatattttttggtgcccttaaattaggacaacaggagggttaatacaaattacacacagaaaaaaattatttatcaCACGAATACGCTGATGTATTTCCTGAACCTGTGGATGAAACTTACGTTTGTTGAGCGTGTAAAGCACCTGCTGTGTGGAGCCGATCCCACGGCAGCTGGGGTCCACTGGTTTTACCAGTCGTACACGGACGGACGCTTTCTTTAAAAACTACACAAAGACGTAGTGAGTTAAAGAACAAGCAAGTGTGTCTAGAATTGCTTAAGTTGATGATTGAAGCTGAGCGTGCTGTTCACGTAATTTCAATTTGAGTGAAGTCACCACCTTCTTCTTGAAGTCCTTTTGCTCCAGCGCCATTTTTCGTAACTTTACAAGCAGCAACTGCTGCGCCCTAAAAGGGAAATGAGTGCAATGCAAGTTATTTACATACCTAGTTCTAGAGAATTATCTtgctttttgcttaattttaacATAATTACACACTATATACTAGGATACAAATCAGATatctatggagtcacaggagtgctacatcaaaatataaataaataaataaaagtggaaatataaagagaaataaataaataaaaaagtggaaatataaagagaataaataaataaatataaagagaaataaataaatgtggaaatataaagagaaataaataaataaatgtggaaatataaagagaataaataaataaataaataaatgtggaaatatagagagaaataaataaatgtggaaatataaagagaaataaataaataaataaataaacgtagaaatataaagacaaataaataaataaaaaggaaaattttgtctttgcttttacctttctgtttattccttttatttatttatttatttatttctctttatatttccacatttatttatttatttctctttatatttccacatttatttatttatttctctttatatttccacatttatttatttatttccctttatatttccacatttatttatttatattttgatgtggcactcctgtgactccatagctATCAGTCTTTCAGAGCGACTGTATAAAATCTTCAACGGCCATAATTAAAACACAGGTTCCAATAAGGACTATCTGGCATACCTGTTGTAGTTGGGCATCGTCCCCGACTGCAGGGGCTTGGCTGTGCTTGGGTCAACCAAGGAACAGCGCCAGTGGTATTTTCCGTTGTACCTCGTGTCTGTGACATGTATAATGTCGTCACAGGACACACCCAGAGATGGCGGATCACCGTGAGGTTCGATGTTGAGATTGACGCGCACGTAGAAGGAGTCAGCACCCACAAACGTAGGCGACGAAAGCTGGGAGCACAGCTTTGAGTAGGCTGAGGACAGGAGGCGGAACATGGGACAGCTTTAGTCATCTGTCTGAGGTATGAACGGACATAATTTTATGGGAAATGAGGTGGAAGTTTCAAGAATACAGTACTAATACACTGactatccaaaaaaaaaaaaggcggcacttggatttaacaaagcagatgggtaagagccttccactggataattactgcagtgatgaatacgtttcagctgcaacagttGTGACATAGCAGAAGCTAAACGATGCCACTACAAATATGTGccgttctcagagctaaagccAGTCCAATGGAATATTAGAGTGTTcgacttttcttttttggacCAGCAGCACATTTCCTACTGATCTTCCAAGTTTCTGACAGAACGGAAACTTACCTTCTGGGTTGCTCTGATATTTGAGTGTTGAAGGTTCGGTCCACCACTGCAGAGAAAAGTGTGCTACCTCAGCCGTGCACTGACCCAGCAGCACACTGCCACCACCAAACAGAACCCGCTCCAgctaaaaaacaacatgaagacaaaactgTAAGTGATATCACAGTTAAATTACTAtcctcttcattttctctgtccTATGCTTCATTCACAATTTTTGCAGTTTAAGGAGATTGCAGAAATTCATACAGCTGCAGACAGGATTTGAATGTGCACAAGTTTTAAACACGCATTCTCTTTATGAAGCATTCTCATTCTTCTCAATTCATTCACcgtacagacacacacctccAGCAGCTCACTGCCCTCCTTCAGTCCACATTGTTCAGCCGGGGAACCAGATCTCACATGGCTGACAAAGACCCCCGTTCGGTTTCCTCCAACTATTATGATATCATCTGCCAGACTGGCTCTTCCATGTCTCGGTGAGGTGGGGGGACTTGAAGATGGGGAGCGAGAGGAATTACTAAGAGACAACAAGGATGGGCAGCGACAGATAAGGATGGGGTGAGATAAATATTTAGGCAacaattttacatttctgcTTGTTCTATGATTGAAATAGTTCATTTTTGTACATTCACATTATGATATACATAATGAGAATATGTGCACTTAAAGTATTAAAGTATTGACCCATTTACCCCTGTAAGATcccaaatgagcaaaaatacagaaactataaagaaatataacaaaaactatacatctatatatctatatatacccaaatatggaaaaacattttcaaaaaactcaaataaaataaaaataattttatatatatatatatatatatatatatatatatacacacacatatatatacacacacacatatatatatatatatatatatatatatatacatatatatattatatagcatctagtaataataaataaccaaaatctggaaaaaacatgcaaacaaaataaattacaaatatgtaaataaatataaaattataaactaaaaataataaattatataaCATGCATATTGATATAAAAATCCATatcgagaaaaaaaatgcaaagataaCATATAGAATTTTGCAgtcttttacaattttttctatatatatatatatatatatatatatatatatagagagagagagagagagagagtgttaATTGACATTTAATGGCACAGTAGTGACTTAGTTCTATTTAACTGTGTCTgacagaaaactacatttttggTTGCATAATCAAACACGTTTTATGCTGCAGCTTGTAATTACGAACCTTCAGCTGCCTTGTCATGACTATGTAACAATGTTACATGGTACAGTGAGCAGTGTATAAGTGCTAATCTTCTGTTGATGCTTGAGCACAGCTTTCACTGGCTGTCATGAACAAACATCAAAACTGCAAGGCTGTACCTGGAAACGCTGGGCAGGGCGTTGTGTGAAGGGACGGTGGGCAGGTTGACCAGGTCAGGAGGGAAGATATGAGAGTGTAAGGAGGCACAGGAATCCCACAAAGATGGCTCATTGTGTTCACCTGAAAACACCAAACAACCTGATGAAGTAAACTCACAATGTGCTACGTGCAACGAAGGTAAGACCAGAGGTGGAGTAAACACCTGCTCAAGTTTGTACTGCATGTACTGGATCAAACCTAGTAGCATTTCTGCATCGCTTTAAACATGGCGCTCGTCTTTACTGCATGCTGTCACACTCATGGATAAGCACGCACAAGCCATGATCTAAGAGCTGTGTAAGGTACTTTGATGAAGggtttttccacattgtagcaTCACTATTGGTCCACAACCATCACAAAGAGCAAAAATTACAATCTGATGTGAAAACCACACAATGTCTTAGTCCTTTATATATCTAGGTATctatctgtgttatttttttgtaaagaaacCTGTGATGAAACACTCCAGAATCAAATCTACCTGTGATGTTGTCGTTCTCATCACTGCCCCAGGAGTCCAAGTCGAACCTTTGTGGGGCAGAACAAGCAAAATGTcgattaaatgcaaaaaaaatgaaacataagtCAGAACTGGCTGAGAGCATGCTTTGAGATAAACTCACTCTGTGTTAACCCGTCGGTTGATGGAGTTCATACAAGGAGGAAATGGGAACGTGGAGAGACGATTGATTTCCTTTTCATTGTCTTTTGTCTGAGGGTGCAGGGATAAATATGAATATCAGTCTATTCCTTGTCACTTTTTACTGTAGCGTTTTGTAAAGAGCAGAGCTTTGATACTCACTGATAACAAGAGATTATCGTCCGAGTTGGAAGGAGAATCTGCAGATCAGCAGAGAGAACATTTGCAATTAGTAACACCCACATCCTCTTTGTGTGAACTAAAAGTACAAACGCAAAACTGCAGAAGCCTCTTCCAGCAGTCGGTGTGTTCAACTTACTGTCTGAGTTTTCATTAGCCTGGCCTCTAGAGGGCGTCTGTCACACAGAAAAGATGAATTAATACGGTACCATCTGGATGCTAGTGAGAGGAATCATACAGGTACTAACATGTTAAGAGTTGCATAAGAGTTTATTACTGCATTTCATTCTCCAAAACAGTAGGATCCTTGTTTTGCTGAATAAATTTACTTTGAGAGCCAAAAACTGCATGCCTGGCACAGTAGAGTAACAAGGAAAGAGAATATTTGTGCAGCACATCTCCTTTGTCGCATGGTAAAGACGTCTTACAATAAACACAGCACATGATTCCCATTTATTCTGATTAAATTATAAGAGTCTTCTTATATTGTGGCTTTAAGTAtattaactctcctgttgtcctcatttacaggcaccaaaaaatattgcttcctcatatgaaaaaaatccaaaaattcagcaaaaaaattccccaaatttccgaaaatttgcaaaaccttcaggaaaaaaattcaataattccttaaaattttcccataagagttttatctttttttttttttttttttttttagaaaaaaatccctcaaaaaatgagtaaaaatctttcaaaaatcctaaaaatatctaaagtgattacatatatatcagtaaaacttctaatattttctttaagaacattcatacaaaaaaagtgaaatttgctggattttgattgatttttttgggaatgttcttaagaaacattttcaacatttctttatttccaccacaaatattcaaagatttcccaaaaatgttgaaaatgtggacatgagaagattcactgtgaaaatattttttcccacattttcaaactttaaaacaggtcaattttgacccgcaggacaggACGAGGGTTAAGAATCATTAGAACCACGGGGACCAGCACTGACCTTTCTCAGGATGAGATGAGCGCTGTTGTGCTGGGGGCTCAGGTCCAGCCCAAGGGAACAGCAGGGGCCAAAGCACTGGTCTTCACTGCACAGAGACAGGTGGGACTGGGGAGCAGACACATTAAATACCATAAGGATAATGCTCTGTGGTTGCGGTGGAAGGACAGCGCTACACGTTTAACTCACACAGTGCAGACAACTCTGCTCCATTTGCTCCCGGCACcgctccctctctttctccagctctctctgctgctgctccaggttGGCCTGCAGCTCTGCAATGCGTTTACGAAGACGGTTCTTATCCAGCAGACAGTCGGTGTACTCCAACTGCAGGCTGTCTCGACTGCGCAGTGCCTGGGGGAAAAGAtggaagaagacagaaaataggTTTTATTGTAAAGGGGACTTATAAAGAAGGTGTCAGAATTAGTTTGAGCGGCTTTAATGGTGGACTCACACCAACAATTACAACGCTGATGAACTCGGAGATGGTTAGAAACTGTGACTAAACGATAAGAATTAAAAATTGTTACAACTAATTAGATGGGCATTGAAATACGGGTC
This window harbors:
- the zmp:0000000896 gene encoding caspase recruitment domain-containing protein 11, translating into MGCRRLDFTGLYLASSSQVEDMSGVTLYAEEADIAQDGVRSSPSWTEERCEELWDRVEGVRHKLTRILNPAKLTPYLRQCKVIDEQDEDEVLNSTQYPLRISKAGRLLDILRGQGPRGLQAFMESLEFYHPDQYTQLTGEKATQRCSLILDEEGPEGLTQFLLLEVRKLREQLRNSRMCERRLSQRCRMAEEERSRAEHKAQELRHERLQLERLRQDWESASRELGKLKDRHLEQAVKYSRALEEQGKASTRERELLRQVEELKSRLIEAEKTTTDPPETTKTNTLRTNGVKGSPPALPQKPLHSTEVEKAENTGPQMRNSVPTTGVIALMDILQQDRREAAEQRQELCEMITRLQGELQSSEEHGDKVESQCEQLQLKVRTLQLDWETEQKRSVSYFNQIMEVEKERDQALRSRDSLQLEYTDCLLDKNRLRKRIAELQANLEQQQRELEKERERCREQMEQSCLHCSHLSLCSEDQCFGPCCSLGLDLSPQHNSAHLILRKTPSRGQANENSDNSPSNSDDNLLLSTKDNEKEINRLSTFPFPPCMNSINRRVNTEFDLDSWGSDENDNITGEHNEPSLWDSCASLHSHIFPPDLVNLPTVPSHNALPSVSSNSSRSPSSSPPTSPRHGRASLADDIIIVGGNRTGVFVSHVRSGSPAEQCGLKEGSELLELERVLFGGGSVLLGQCTAEVAHFSLQWWTEPSTLKYQSNPEAYSKLCSQLSSPTFVGADSFYVRVNLNIEPHGDPPSLGVSCDDIIHVTDTRYNGKYHWRCSLVDPSTAKPLQSGTMPNYNRAQQLLLVKLRKMALEQKDFKKKFLKKASVRVRLVKPVDPSCRGIGSTQQVLYTLNKRHDEHLIPYSLVQPVQVQMKRPVIFSPSLLSRGLIERLLQPAESGLRFNTCPPEPIQASERRDKGVFLLDSYSPEQALGIRLQSIQDVMSQDKHCLLELGLPSVEGLLRQDIYPIVIHIRPKNKKHKKLRKFFPRCGEDSVMEEVCQAEELQLETLPLLYYTVEPNTWSCTEELLAALCNAIHSQQRAVAWVELDRLQ